The segment CATTGATCGGCAACGACAACGATCTTCAAATCGCATACGACCGACCGCTGAATGCGAGATATGCGAATTGGGTAAAGGATTCGGATTGCAGCGACCAACACACCCGAAGGGCTTGGACTATTCTCGCAGGCCGCCCAGTCATACCTCGCAGTGAGTGAGTCGGTAGGGACGGGCCGCTTTTCTCTGCTTGATATTCCCTTGCGCGTCGATGAATGACCAGTAGGCCGGACAAGATGCGAATTTCAGAAGGACGTCAATTGCCAACCGCGAAAACCCACACTTGTATTCTCACACTGCTGCTGATCGGGACCGCGGGATTGACTAGCGCTGATGACACCTGCGATCGGTTCAGCCCCACCCTCTCTGACGCTGCATGCGGCGGCTCCGTATTGTCACCGGACTCCTCCGTATTGTCACCGGACTCCGCGGATGATCCTTGGCAGCTGTTCGGCGACTGCACGCGGTTGGAGCGTTGGGGGATCACCGTTGATGGCCAGCTCGCCCAAGGAGTGACGACCAACTCACGCGATCCGACCAACCCAGCGGCTGGCACCGGCAATCTTCCAGCGACGAGTTTCAACTATCGCAGCGACGAGTACATGCTCAACTCCTGTTACTTGTCCGTTGGTCGGAAGACCGACACGGGTGGTTCAGGATGGGATATTGGCTTCAATATGGATTTGACTTACGGCACCAACTACGTCTTCCTGCAGTCGCGTGGCTTGGAGACGCGCCGCGATCTAAGCAACCATTGGAACCGTGGCGATGGGTCGGGGCTCGGCGGAGTCGGCTTGATGGGACTGGCGATGCCGCAGTTGTATCTAGAAGTGGCCTACAACGACTTGACCGTTCAACTGGGTCACTTCTATTTGCCGGTGGGCTACGAGCGACCAATTCCTACCGAGAATTTCTTCTACTCCAACAGCTATGGATTCAGTTTCAGCTTTGAGACGGTTCCGGTGGTTGGGATGTACGCGAGTTGGCGGCCCAATGACTCGTTGCAGATTGGCGGCGGGTTCCACCGCGGAATGGCCAATTGGGAAGACAACAACAACGACTTGAGTGGCTTCGGAATCGTGACCTTGCTGGGTGACAATGGCGATCGATCCTTGTCGTTCCAATTCAGTCTGGGCAATGAGGCCGATACTGGCAGCGAAATTCTGTACGTGCAAAGTGTCGTCTTTGAACAGCAGATTGGCAAACGCTCGAGCTACGTGATCTACAGCGATTTCGGATTTCAAGAGAACGTGCTGCCAGGCGGCGGAACGGCGTCGTGGTACAACGTCCATCAGGAGTTATCGCACGCGTTCAGTGATTGCTGGACAGCGGGGCTTCGTTTTGAATGGTTCGACGATGTCGACGGATTCACGGTGAATCCAACGCCCGGTCCGGGTGTGTACCATGACCTGACATTCGGCTTGAACTACACACCCAACAGCAATCTGGTCGTCCGCCCCGAGATTCGCTGGGATTGGTTTGACGCGGACGCCGGTGTCGGGTCGGGACCATTCGGCAACGGCAGCGACCGCAATCAATTCATGGCCGCCGTTGACGCGATCATCACGTTCTAGAAGAGAGAACGTTCACGAGAATGAACGAGCAAATTCAAGCAATGGTGACAGTACTTTCGTTGGTGAACCCTGCGATTGGTACGATCTCGAAAAACGGATTGAACTCGAATCGTGTTCCGATTTTCCCTTGTTGCTCAAGCCTCGCGATCACCGCCGCATGAAACGTGATCACCGCCGCATGAAATTTGTAGGGCCCGGCATTAAGCGATCGAAAATCGGTGTGAAGACTCTTGAGTGACGGGGCGTAACCACAGCCTGATGACTCCGTGCCAGCAGTCAAAGCATTTGGCCAAAAGCAGCTAAATTGCCGCAAATGTTCCTGAATGTTATATTCTTCATTTCATGGAATACAATCCTTTTCACAGAAACAAATCCGCTTTGCTGGTGTTCTCTTTTAAAACGGGCAAAGCGCCGACTCTTATCCTAGGACCACAATGAAACACTCCTCCTCTCAACGACTCAGGATTCTATGCTTCATCGGTCTGTTTTCAATATACTCGATAGGTGTATTTGCCGGTGAGTTTGTCTATTTTCATGAGAACGTTCTCGGTAGTTCACTCGAACTCCGATTGAATGCGGACAATCAATCCCATGCTGAAGCGGCTCAACTCGCCACGTTAGAAGAGATTGGCCGACTCTCGGAAATCTATAGCCATTACAGCTCATCGAGTGAGCTGTCAAAGTTGTCCGCGTTACCCTACGAAGCCGAAATGGTGGTTTCGAGCGAACTCGCGATGACGTTACAAGTTTGTGAGGATTGGGTCCAGATTTCCAAAGGTGCATTCAATCCTGCCGCCGAATCGTTGTCGAGAGTATGGAGGGAAGCGGAGGTTGCACAACGTTGTCCGACGCCCGAAGAACTTTCAGAGAAAGCTCGCGCCGTTTCGGCTGATCATTGGCGAGTCGATCCGAAATCCAATCGCGTGACACGACTTTCTCGTGAACCACTCACACTCAATGCGATTGCAAAAGGAACGATCCTTGACGGTGTGTGCAAGCATGTCCTCGACAACAACAAGCAGATTACCGGCATCGCCGTGAATATTGGGGGTGATATCCGAGTCGCTGGGGATATGTCACAGATCATTTTGATTGCCGACCCTAAGGCGGACGCCATTGGAGCAAAACCGCTGAGCCGACTGAATTTGCACAACCAGGCAGTTGCAACAAGCGGTCCATCGGAGAGGCACTTTACGATCGAGGGCGTGAACTATTCACATCTGATTGATCCTCGCTGTGGTCAACCAACGCAAACGATCATGAGTGCGACCGTCATTGCTGCGGATGCCGAAACAGCAGACGTGCTGGCGACGATCTGTAGCGTACTACCGATGGCTGACAGCCTCGCGCTCGTCCAATCACTTCACAACGTCGAGTGCTTGCTGGTGACGGCTGCGGGGGTGATGACACACAGCACGAATTGGCCGGGTGAAGTTCCTGCAGAGGACGGCTCGACCGTTGACGCTCCAACGACCACTGATCATGAACTGGTTGTCGAAATTGAAATTGCGAATTCCAACAACTCTCGACGCTATCGCCGACCCTACGTCGCCGTTTGGATCGAAGACAACAAGGGGTTTCCAGTCAAGACGATGGGCCTTTTTTTGATGGCCAAAAACCCCGGCCCACGCTGGCACCGTGATCTCCGACGCTGGTACGCAGGCGATCAGGCGCGACGTCGGGTCGAGGACACGGCGTTGATAGGAGTGATCTCAAAGCCAACACGAAATCCAGGCAACTACAAGTTCTCATGGGACGGTAAAGACAAGGACGGCAAATCAATCGAACCTGGAAAGTACGTTTTGTACATCGAAGCGGCTCGGGAGCATGGTACGTATCAGCTGATGAAGCATCCGTTTGAATTTGGCGACAAGCCCTTTGAAGCGGAGCTTCCTGGTAACGTCGAAATCAAGTCGGCGTCGGTGAAATTCAACTCGAAATGAATTTGCACCGCCCAACCAAACATGCCTTGCGCCACCCGACCCGTCGCTTCATTGCTTTATGGAGCCGGTGGATTCACATTTACCTGTCACTACTCTGCCTCGCAGTGATCTTCCTGTTCAGCATTACCGGACTGACTCTCAATCATCCCGATTGGTTCTTTAGCGAAAGTACGACCGAACAATCGGGATCGCTTGACGTGTCGCTTCTCAACATCCATGCATCACCACCCGCGAATTGGGACCAATTCGATTATGGTCATCAAGTTGATAAGCTCGCGATTGCGGAGTTGCTTCGTTCAAAGCATGGCCTGCGAGGCACCGTTACTGATTTCTTCACGTATGAAGAGGAAGCGGAATTGACGTACCAAGGACCTGGGTATACCGCGATCGCGCGTCTCTCGCGGAGCAGCGGTGACTATACCGTGGCCGTGACGACCAACGATCTCGTCTCAGTCTTCAACGATTTGCACAAAGGACGAAACAGTGGCAAAGCGTGGTCAATCGTGATTGATGTATCGGCAATCGTTTCAGCGATCGTCGCACTCAGCGGCTTTGCACTGATCTTCTTCTTGCGTGTCCGCCGCACCAAAGGAATTCTAACGGCAATTACCGGAGCGGCGATTTTGCTAATCCTGTACCGTATTGCGGTGTCCTGACCGAAGGATCGTCTAGACGTCAAACAAACAAAGACGCACCGGAGTCAATCCACCTCGACGTCGTGAATCGTATAGATGCGTGATTTCTTGGTTTGGCTTTTCGGCACCATTGCCATTACCAATTGCCGGGTCGTTGATAATGATGTCTTTCTGGTTGTAACCGACTGCAACGACCCAATGATCCTCGCGTCCATCGCCACTGGTCCCATAATCGACCCCGATTAATGTTGGCAAGTTTCGCCAAAGTCGTTCCATGATCGTGTCAATAAAATCGCTTCGGCGACGATAGTCGGGGTAAGTCAACCTGGGCCTACGGCAGCCGAGCGTTTGCCCCGCATCAAATGCTTTTTGCCAATAGAGGTTGTTGCCCGAGTATCCGTTGTTGGCATCGAGGTACGCGTCCAAGGATGCTGGATTGATGTCGTGTCCATAAAAGGCCAAGCACATGGCAACCGAACACATCGCGCAACCTTTTGAGGCAATCGATTTGTCGCCCAGCATGATTGAGCCCCATTGCGGATCGCCTTGCCGAAAATGAGGCACTTTGCGCCCGCCGCTGCGGATGAGAGTTGCAAACCCAGGATCGCGGTCTCGACCTATTTGATCGTTTTTCTCGTACCAATCGAGTACCTTCCAAGACAAAGGGCCGACAATTCCGTCCGGTTCAAGGTTCTCGCCAATGATCTTGCGAGAACGAAACTTGTTCGCTTGGTTTTGAAACTTGACCACCGTCCCTTTCGTTCCATTTCCGAATTTTCCATCGACTTCGATATCGGGTCGCGGATCAACGTAACGGTTTAGCATCATTTGCAAATTTTCGACATCCTGCCCCCGGGTCCCGAAAAGTAAAGTTCGTCTATCGGCCATGGATGTGCTCCAGAAATGGTGAAAACGTGGATCGAAAAGGGGAAGCGTCGCCAATCGAGTTGAGAAGATGGCTACCCTCTTGTAATCGGGTGCAACAGGAATAAGTTGCTTCGAATCGACGGATTATGCGAAGAAACTCGGCCAACGTTTTCCAGTTAAAGAGTAGAGCGACACGATTTGGGCAAGTATTTGAGCAAGTATCGCGATCACCGCCGGATGAAATTCGTACGGCCTGGCGTTAGGGGTGCGGTATCACTTGGCTGTGGCTTTCAGCCCCAGTTCTGCGACTGGAAGCCACAGCCACAAAAAAACGCACCCCTAAAGTTTTACTTTGACGAAGCACTACGGTTCTAGACAAAGCTTAATAGAAAATGCCGTAGAGGATGACCATACACACGATCACGACGCCTCCGAAGAATTTGGCAATCTTCGAACTCTCTAAGTTCATGTTCTCGTTGACCGGCAGAGTGACCGGAACCTTCAATGGCCTGATCAAGGTCATCAGCGTCAACACGACGAGGATCACTCCGAAAGTGATCGCCATTCGATTAAGGAACGCAATGTCTTGTGTTTGAGGTGCAAAGTAGAGCGTTCCGTAGAGCACGGGACTCAAGATCAATCCAACGGTGCCAGCCGAACGCGGTGCTCGGTGAACCAGCAATCCGAAGATGAAAATCGCCAAGATTCCCGGCGAGATGAATCCTTGGAATTCTTGGATAACCGTAAAAATACCTCCAAACGACGGATGCCCAAGAAACGGAGCAATGAACATTGCGATCAACACAAAGACGACCGTGCAAACGCGCCCGGTCCGCACAAGTGCTTTCTGTGACGACGTCGGTCGCAACTTGTAGAAGATGTCCATCGTGAAAATCGTCGATGCGGAATTGAGCATCGAAGCAAGCGAGCTAACGACCGCTCCAAAAATGGCCGCCAGAACGAAACCTTTGACCCCCGTTCCAATGGGAATTAATTCGCGGATTAAAGTCGGGAATGCGTTATCGTAATCGTGCGTTACCAAGGTCTCCGACATGACTTCCTTTTCCAATTCGACCTCAGCCAGTTTGATCAACTTGTCGTTGAGTGCTGCCAGATCGATTGCATTGGTTCCTAGTGCTATCTCGTCGCCCAGTTCAACCTTGCCCTCCAAAACGGAGCGATTGTATTTCGCAACCGTTAGTGCGTCTTCGGGCATGAACTCGACAAACACGTCATTGAACGAGTAAAGCTGTGTCGCTTCGGGTGGTTTTGGATCGGCCAAGTTTGCCTCGATTGCTTTCGCGACGGTCGCATGACGCGTGTCCTCGGGATCAGGCTTCATCATGCTTGACATCTCGCCATAAAGCTCGGGTGTCCTTTCGGATAAGATCAGCGCATTTCGGTTGACCGCATCTTCACGCAATTTCCCTTGGAACAAGTTGAAGGCCAAAATGCCGGGGATCACGACGATAAATGGAATCAGGAGCTTCAAGAAGGCGGCAAAAATAATCCCCTTCTGGCCCTCCGCCAGCGACTTTGATCCGAGAGTTCGCTGGGTAATGTATTGATTCAACCCCCAGTAGAAAAAGTTGGGAATCCAAAGTCCGATCATTAAAGCCGTCCAAGGAATCTCGGGGTCATCGGTTGGCCGTACCATGTGCAACTTGCCATCGGGCAATTCACCCTTGTTGAGATCGTAAAACCGTTCGATCGGGCCTGCGGCTTCGAGGCTTTCCACGGTGACTTCGCTATTGCGTGCTGTCAGGATCAATTTTTCGGGATCGGTTTCTCCCAGTAAAGCGAATGCAAAGTAGGCGATAATCATGCCGCCAATGATTAGGGCGGCACCTTGCAAGAGGTCAGCCCAGGCACAAGCTTTCAGCCCGCCCGCGAACACGTAGGCTGCCGCCAGGACTCCGATAATCCAACACCCCACCGTGATACTGCCTAGATCCAAACCGGCGACCACGACCCCTTGGAAGTTCCCGGTAATAACCTTTGCACCGGAGTAGATGACCGACGCGGTTGGCACCCCTACCAAGATGATCATGGTAGTGATCGCCATCACAGTGCGAGCGAAGGTGTTGTAGCGGTATTCCAAAAACTCTGGAATCGTATAGATACCGCTCTTGAGGAAAACGGGCAGAAAGACGAACGCGGTGACAACCAACGTCGCCGCGGCCATCCATTCATAACTGGCGATCGCCATCCCGAGCCAATCGGCCGCCTTGCCCGTCATGCCGACAAATTGCTCGGTCGAGATATTGGCGGCGATCAGCGAAAACCCGACCAAGTACCAAGTCAAACCACGCCCCGCCAAAAAGTAGTCCTGCGCGTCCTTGGACTCATGATCCTCTTCACGGCTCTTCCAAAGACCAATGGCGATGACCGAGAAAACAAAAAGCACAAAAACGATGATGTCCAAAGCGGCCATATTGAACTGCCAATCAGGAGAATGAGAGTGGAAGGATGTGGATAAAAACGAAGTGGTTAGGACGGGGAACGAGAAATAACGTGGGCACCAATCGCCGGGCGACTGGCGAACAATTGGGCCTCGACGCCACTTTGTTCTTTGTAGGCTTTCAGAATTTGCTGGGAGACTTCGACCACTTTGTCCGAATCAACTAAGGTAACGGTACAACCGCCGAAGCCGCCGCCCGTCATTCTCGATCCATATACGCCTCCTTCGCGACCAATCGCTTTGGCGATATCGACAAGCAAATCGAGTTCTTTGCAACTGACTTTGAAGTCATCACGAAGGGACGCATGGCCTTGATACATCAAGTCGCCAAGTGCTTCCCAGCGGTTCGCTTCGATGGCTTCCGCTGCTCGTTCGGTTCGCTCGATTTCCGAAACCACGTGCCGTGCCAATTGACGTTCGGTCGCTGTTAACGTTGCCTCCGCTGCGTCGACTTGTCCCATCGTGACATCTCGCCACGATGACGCACCGATTTTCGTGAGCGCGGAATCACACCCTTTGCGCCGCTGGGCGTACTCGCCACCGACCAATTCGTGTTTAACGTTGCTGTTGGTAATCAGCACCGAGATCCCATCACTCGAAAATGGGAGTTGGCGGATTTCTTGGCTTCGACAATCGAGCAGCATGAACGCGTTGGCTTGGCCAAAAACGCTGCTGAACTGATCCATGATTCCGCACGGCATTTTGGCAAAATCATGTTCCGCTTTCTGGCAAATCAGCGCTTTCTCTGCCTTTCCGAGTTCGACGCCTGTGACGGCTTCCAATAGCGTAGCGGTAGCGACTTCCAAGGCAGCACTGCTACTAAGCCCTCCACCGACGGGAACGTTGGACTCAAGCAAGATGTTGAGAGGGGGAATTTTCTGAGTGGATTCAGGGCCAAGTTTTTGCATGAATCCAGCAAAAACTCCTTCCACATAGCTCATCCAAGAAGGGGTCTCAGGCGGCGTGGGGATCTTCGTCAAATCGATCTCGGCAAAGACGTCCAAATTGACACTGCGTACTGACGCGATCCCCCGGTCATCCCTCTTTCGCTCCGATGCAGCCATTGCGACATAACGTTCGATCGCCATCGGCATCACAAAGCCGTCGTTGTAGTCAACATGCTCACCAATTAAATTCACTCGCCCCGGGGCCGCTACGATCCAC is part of the Novipirellula aureliae genome and harbors:
- a CDS encoding outer membrane beta-barrel protein, with amino-acid sequence MRISEGRQLPTAKTHTCILTLLLIGTAGLTSADDTCDRFSPTLSDAACGGSVLSPDSSVLSPDSADDPWQLFGDCTRLERWGITVDGQLAQGVTTNSRDPTNPAAGTGNLPATSFNYRSDEYMLNSCYLSVGRKTDTGGSGWDIGFNMDLTYGTNYVFLQSRGLETRRDLSNHWNRGDGSGLGGVGLMGLAMPQLYLEVAYNDLTVQLGHFYLPVGYERPIPTENFFYSNSYGFSFSFETVPVVGMYASWRPNDSLQIGGGFHRGMANWEDNNNDLSGFGIVTLLGDNGDRSLSFQFSLGNEADTGSEILYVQSVVFEQQIGKRSSYVIYSDFGFQENVLPGGGTASWYNVHQELSHAFSDCWTAGLRFEWFDDVDGFTVNPTPGPGVYHDLTFGLNYTPNSNLVVRPEIRWDWFDADAGVGSGPFGNGSDRNQFMAAVDAIITF
- a CDS encoding PepSY-associated TM helix domain-containing protein; translation: MNLHRPTKHALRHPTRRFIALWSRWIHIYLSLLCLAVIFLFSITGLTLNHPDWFFSESTTEQSGSLDVSLLNIHASPPANWDQFDYGHQVDKLAIAELLRSKHGLRGTVTDFFTYEEEAELTYQGPGYTAIARLSRSSGDYTVAVTTNDLVSVFNDLHKGRNSGKAWSIVIDVSAIVSAIVALSGFALIFFLRVRRTKGILTAITGAAILLILYRIAVS
- a CDS encoding C39 family peptidase, which produces MADRRTLLFGTRGQDVENLQMMLNRYVDPRPDIEVDGKFGNGTKGTVVKFQNQANKFRSRKIIGENLEPDGIVGPLSWKVLDWYEKNDQIGRDRDPGFATLIRSGGRKVPHFRQGDPQWGSIMLGDKSIASKGCAMCSVAMCLAFYGHDINPASLDAYLDANNGYSGNNLYWQKAFDAGQTLGCRRPRLTYPDYRRRSDFIDTIMERLWRNLPTLIGVDYGTSGDGREDHWVVAVGYNQKDIIINDPAIGNGNGAEKPNQEITHLYDSRRRGGLTPVRLCLFDV
- a CDS encoding DUF2271 domain-containing protein; the protein is MKHSSSQRLRILCFIGLFSIYSIGVFAGEFVYFHENVLGSSLELRLNADNQSHAEAAQLATLEEIGRLSEIYSHYSSSSELSKLSALPYEAEMVVSSELAMTLQVCEDWVQISKGAFNPAAESLSRVWREAEVAQRCPTPEELSEKARAVSADHWRVDPKSNRVTRLSREPLTLNAIAKGTILDGVCKHVLDNNKQITGIAVNIGGDIRVAGDMSQIILIADPKADAIGAKPLSRLNLHNQAVATSGPSERHFTIEGVNYSHLIDPRCGQPTQTIMSATVIAADAETADVLATICSVLPMADSLALVQSLHNVECLLVTAAGVMTHSTNWPGEVPAEDGSTVDAPTTTDHELVVEIEIANSNNSRRYRRPYVAVWIEDNKGFPVKTMGLFLMAKNPGPRWHRDLRRWYAGDQARRRVEDTALIGVISKPTRNPGNYKFSWDGKDKDGKSIEPGKYVLYIEAAREHGTYQLMKHPFEFGDKPFEAELPGNVEIKSASVKFNSK
- a CDS encoding sodium:solute symporter family transporter; the protein is MAALDIIVFVLFVFSVIAIGLWKSREEDHESKDAQDYFLAGRGLTWYLVGFSLIAANISTEQFVGMTGKAADWLGMAIASYEWMAAATLVVTAFVFLPVFLKSGIYTIPEFLEYRYNTFARTVMAITTMIILVGVPTASVIYSGAKVITGNFQGVVVAGLDLGSITVGCWIIGVLAAAYVFAGGLKACAWADLLQGAALIIGGMIIAYFAFALLGETDPEKLILTARNSEVTVESLEAAGPIERFYDLNKGELPDGKLHMVRPTDDPEIPWTALMIGLWIPNFFYWGLNQYITQRTLGSKSLAEGQKGIIFAAFLKLLIPFIVVIPGILAFNLFQGKLREDAVNRNALILSERTPELYGEMSSMMKPDPEDTRHATVAKAIEANLADPKPPEATQLYSFNDVFVEFMPEDALTVAKYNRSVLEGKVELGDEIALGTNAIDLAALNDKLIKLAEVELEKEVMSETLVTHDYDNAFPTLIRELIPIGTGVKGFVLAAIFGAVVSSLASMLNSASTIFTMDIFYKLRPTSSQKALVRTGRVCTVVFVLIAMFIAPFLGHPSFGGIFTVIQEFQGFISPGILAIFIFGLLVHRAPRSAGTVGLILSPVLYGTLYFAPQTQDIAFLNRMAITFGVILVVLTLMTLIRPLKVPVTLPVNENMNLESSKIAKFFGGVVIVCMVILYGIFY
- the galK gene encoding galactokinase, with the translated sequence MTSSEINAYDGSLGDLVHRLTQSFIAEHGEPPTWIVAAPGRVNLIGEHVDYNDGFVMPMAIERYVAMAASERKRDDRGIASVRSVNLDVFAEIDLTKIPTPPETPSWMSYVEGVFAGFMQKLGPESTQKIPPLNILLESNVPVGGGLSSSAALEVATATLLEAVTGVELGKAEKALICQKAEHDFAKMPCGIMDQFSSVFGQANAFMLLDCRSQEIRQLPFSSDGISVLITNSNVKHELVGGEYAQRRKGCDSALTKIGASSWRDVTMGQVDAAEATLTATERQLARHVVSEIERTERAAEAIEANRWEALGDLMYQGHASLRDDFKVSCKELDLLVDIAKAIGREGGVYGSRMTGGGFGGCTVTLVDSDKVVEVSQQILKAYKEQSGVEAQLFASRPAIGAHVISRSPS